From Fusobacterium varium:
ATATAACTATTAGATTTATTATAGTAAAAATACTAACATTGATTTTATTATTTTTATTAATTAAAAATCCTAATGATTATCTTAAATACGGAGCTATTTTAGTTTTAATGACAAGTGGAGCTAATATTCTAAATTTATTTAATATAAAGAATTATATAAGCTTAAAAACTATGAAATTAAAAAATTTAGAAATTAAAAAGCATTTAAAACCAATATTTACAATTTTTGCAGCAACTTTATCTGTTAGTATTTATTTACAATTAGATATAATAATGTTAGGAAATATAGATGATAAATTTGTTGCTTATTATTCTATACCGAATAAATTGATAGGATTAATTTTGATTGTTGTAACAGCATTGGGAAGTGTATTACTTCCTAGAATAACCAATTGTTTAAGAAATAATGATATTGAAAATTATAAAAAATATATTGATTATTCATTAAAATATATTTTATTGATATCAATTCCGTCAGTTATAGGAATAGTTATTTTAAGTAATAATATAATACTAGTGATGGCAGGTAATGAATTTATAGAATCAATAATGACAATGAAAATATTATCAGTAATTATATTTATTGTAGGAATTGCTTATTTTTTAGGATTTCAAATTCTTTATCCTCATGGATTAGAAAAATATTATACTTATTCAGTAACAATAGCAGCAGCTATAAATTTTGTTTTTAATTATTTAATGATTCCCAAATATTACCAAAATGGAGCAGCAATTGGGACTATCATTGCAGAATTAACTGGAGTTATTATAATGTTATATTTTTCTAAAAAATATTTAAAAGAAATAGAGTTTTATAGTTTAAAAAATTTTAAATATTTATTTTCAGGAATTATAATGGGAATAGTAGTTTATATTATAAAAACATTAAAATTGGATAATTTAATAACTTTATTACTTTCTGTTTCTATTGGAAGTATTATATATTTTATAATATTAATTATATTAAAAGAAGAAATTACAATTAATGGGTTAGTAATTATAAAAAATAGAATATATAAAAAGGAGAGAAAATGACAGAAAAAGAGTTTTTAACCTTATACAAAGAAAGAAGGAATCTAAAAAGCATAAGAGAAGCAAAAGAAAGATTAGATTCTTTCTGGAAAGCTCTTTTTGATGTTTTAGAAGAAGATGAAAAAGTAATAATAAAAGATTGGGGAATATTTGAAAAAAAAGAAGTAAAACCAAGAAAGATACTAAATTTAGCTACTAGAGAAATGATG
This genomic window contains:
- a CDS encoding putative O-antigen transporter, which produces MKVKSIKVNFILNVLRLFLGAFFLLITIPYTTRTLGSEALGKVEYINSIITYFTLFTALGIPSYGIRETARIRADEKERTKLVVELGTILIITTVVGYIILYFFIIYFKNIQNLRILILIMSTRIIFNNIGFEWFYQGIENQVYITIRFIIVKILTLILLFLLIKNPNDYLKYGAILVLMTSGANILNLFNIKNYISLKTMKLKNLEIKKHLKPIFTIFAATLSVSIYLQLDIIMLGNIDDKFVAYYSIPNKLIGLILIVVTALGSVLLPRITNCLRNNDIENYKKYIDYSLKYILLISIPSVIGIVILSNNIILVMAGNEFIESIMTMKILSVIIFIVGIAYFLGFQILYPHGLEKYYTYSVTIAAAINFVFNYLMIPKYYQNGAAIGTIIAELTGVIIMLYFSKKYLKEIEFYSLKNFKYLFSGIIMGIVVYIIKTLKLDNLITLLLSVSIGSIIYFIILIILKEEITINGLVIIKNRIYKKERK